From the Oscarella lobularis chromosome 13, ooOscLobu1.1, whole genome shotgun sequence genome, one window contains:
- the LOC136194492 gene encoding uncharacterized protein has protein sequence MADPNWRKRLTPVLSDAVTLVSTLLGPDSTFLETLAQTDCLTEGQSDEISRICGREGQTQAARYLFGILRRRPKPYFDIFCDLLGKVDQGEHLRRLLVPERTSAAKSEEHRPRENEDIMMVSGWIRPQSSQLSDPLLQSPVHQRRNIESKNESQSPEGVADKKPPGSVDGSSFLRSRAFKLFCLLVFIAGVFAVGSTYISVRLPPGGENAASKLTGATVSMNDLIQAIVEHGGKWREIALELGWSFQETQNLHADYPSFTSKNRLQKILSDYQLSKGDSESSRQQLIDVCYKLSLRIRHSSLNGMDEESLAMLSRNQLSGIWSLQHWHGSMKFLPSFLYNR, from the exons ATGGCAGATCCGAATTGGCGCAAGCGGTTGACTCCAGTTCTATCAGATGCCGTAACACTCGTCTCTACTCTCCTGGGCCCCGATTCGACGTTTCTGGAAACGTTGGCCCAAACGGACTGCCTCACCGAGGgccaaagcgacgaaatcagCAGAATATGTGGCAGAGAAGGACAAACTCAGGCGGCTAGATACCTCTTCGGAATTCTTAGAAGACGCCCCAAGCCATACTTCGACATTTTCTGCGATCTATTGGGTAAGGTAGACCAAGGCGAACATCTCCGAAGGCTCCTTGTGCCAG AACGCACTTCAGCCGCAAAGTCAGAAGAGCATCGTCCGCGAGAGAATGAAGATATCATGATGGTCTCCGGCTGGATTCGCCCCCAATCCTCCCAATTGTCCGACCCTCTGTTGCAGTCGCCCGTTCATCAACGCCGAAATATTGAGAGCAAAAACGAGTCTCAATCACCAGAGG GCGTTGCTGATAAGAAACCACCCGGGTCTGTGGACG GGTCTTCGTTTTTACGCAGTCGTGCCTTCAAATTGTTTTGCCTGCTTGTTTTTATTGCCGGTGTTTTTGCTGTTGGAAGCACTTATATATCTGTTCGCCTTCCTCCTGGTGGAGAAa ATGCTGCATCAAAATTGACAGGGGCTACAGTCTCCATGAATGATTTGATTCAAGCCATAGTTGAACATGGAGGAAAATGGCGGGAAATAGCGCTAGAACTTGGCTGGAGTTTCCAAGAAACACAAAATCTACATGCGGATTATCCAAGTTTCACTAGCAAGAACAGGCTCCAAAAGATACTTTCTGACTATCAGCTGAGCAAAGGAGACAGCGAATCATCTCGTCAGCAGCTCATCGACGTATGCTATAAG CTTTCTTTAAGAATAAGGCACTCTTCGCTGAATGGAATGGACGAGGAGAGCCTTGCAATGCTTTCACGAAATCAATTATCTGGGATCTGGTCTCTACAGCACTGGCATGGATCAATGAAATTTCTGCCATCTTTCCTGTATAATAGATAG
- the LOC136194528 gene encoding uncharacterized protein produces MATRNASRPRKVLRESVDLLVLTVTETEWIAAKKVIENETGKMEPVDCHFKSTEKKRIFAVDYVEWGGFFSEERGPAKIVLASVSGMGSEETSGAVASISKTTLNPSVIAMVGMCAGDEHKVRLGDVLVPFKIAKASGKETKGKFNAEAEYSEISRELKNPISSEVTRKSFDWQQFIPKNMMSTPSPICLHDFILSKIPSSEARTATTLAAIRETMKEEKPEWVKCELIKDSTLEEVVKILLTEEKFATSSDGEGLLKRTIEGDKYVKDKSNGRQTKFPEDPDPVGRKEPVASGQTVSLVINFPRLREELAQRKLVGYEMEGYSFLWNASEHLPNALRLFVKGVSDLGTPQSKVDYYQEYCAASAMAFVWHLLKDRDAFFRSPTESKKSKNETDFDFPIPFQQSMPREDDVSGPRGRGKGEGDSGASRRREEDDYLDKAVTYKERVHAAKRIQHCWKPIARILDPKPFEDYQIASFEQNFKGDILEQAQKMLDYWANDCHLGATRRCLIRAMEKNGLTKAVAQVFPEYEKLMQ; encoded by the exons ATGGCCACTCGAAATGCCTCTCGACCTCGAAAAGTCCTTAGAGAAAGCGTCGACTTGCTTGTTTTAACCGTGACGGAGACTGAGTGGATTGCAGCAAAAAAGGTGATCGAAAACGAGACAGGCAAAATGGAACCAGTGGACTGTCACTTTAAAAGCAccgagaagaagaggatcTTCGCCGTTGACTACGTCGAATGGGGCGGCTTTTTCAGTGAAGAACGCGGTCCCGCGAAGATCGTCTTAGCAAGCGTCTCGGGGATGGGGAGCGAAGAGACGTCTGGAGCAGTGGCAAGtatctcgaagacgacgctcaATCCGTCTGTAATCGCTATGGTGGGAATGTGCGCTGGGGACGAGCACAAAGTCCGTCTCGGAGACGTTCTCGTGCCGTTTAAAATAGCAAAGGCTTCTGGAAAAGAAACCAAGGGAAAATTCAATGCAGAGGCTGAATATTCCGAAATAAGTAGGGAACTGAAGAACCCAATTAGTAGCGAGGTGACCAGAAAGAGTTTCGATTGGCAGCAATTCATCCCCAAGAACATGatgtcgacgccgtcgcctaTTTGCCTCCATGATTTCATCCTGTCAAAA ATACCGTCGTCTGAGGCTCGCACAGCAACAACGCTTGCTGCAATCCGCGAAACAatgaaggaagaaaaaccTGAATGGGTCAAATGTGAATTGATCAAAGATTCCACCCTGGAAGAGGTGGTAAAGATTCTGTTGACGGAAGAAAAGTTTGCTACCAGTTCAGACGGCGAAGGGCTTCTCAAACGTACCATCGAAGGAGACAAGTACGTTAAAGACAAATCAAACGGAAGACAGACTAAGTTTCCAGAAGATCCTGATCCTGTTGGTCGAAAAGAGCCAGTCGCTAGTGGCCAAACAGTCAGTTTGGTTATTAATTTTCCGAGGCTCAGAGAAGAATTGGCGCAGAGAAAGCTTGTTGGGTATGAAATGGAGGGCTATTCGTTTCTGTGGAACGCAAGCGAGCACCTACCTAATGCTCTACGTCTCTTTGTCAAAGGCGTCTCTGATCTTGGCACGCCTCAGTCTAAAGTGGATTACTATCAGGAGTACTGTGCAGCTTCTGCAATGGCCTTTGTTTGGCACTTGCTTAAAGATCGAGATGCCTTCTTTCGATCTCCAA CTGAAAGCAAAAAGAGCAAGAATGAAACGGATTTTGATTTTCCAATTCCATTTCAGCAGTCAATGCcacgagaagacgacgtttcgg GTCCTCGTGGGCgtggcaaaggagaaggagataGCGGTGCATCAAGACGTCGTGAGGAGGATGACTATCTCGATAAGGCAGTCACTTACAAGGAAAGAGTACACGCAGCGAAACGGATTCAACATTGTTGGAAACCAATTGCAAGAATTTTGGATCCGAAGCCGTTTGAAGATTACCAAATTGCTTCGTTTGAGCAGAACTTCAAGGGAGATATTCTCGAACAAGCTCAGAAGATGCTGGACTATTGGGCAAATGACTGTCACCTAGGAGCCACTCGAAGGTGTCTTATTAGAGCAATGGAAAAGAACGGCCTTACCAAGGCTGTTGCTCAAGTTTTTCCAG AATACGAAAAACTTATGCAATGA
- the LOC136194530 gene encoding ubiquitin carboxyl-terminal hydrolase 40-like, with protein MRVEDSLASDHIGAMFALLFEDDDASSGDKASQNRAISPRGSSNLSGLDNLGATCYLNALLQTLHYTPEFRDSLFRLEQQELDSKATQARKIPIELQRLFSRLLLLNRRSCSTESLTDSFGWTSKEELQQHDVQELNRILFSAIESSLVGTSGEKIVGSLYRGSLVNQITCNVCGRVSEREEDFMDLPIPVGAASSLQQSLSQLFINVELMDGTNQYYCDGYRRKVDATKGC; from the exons ATGCGCGTGGAGGATTCGCTTGCGTCAGATCACATTGGGGCGATGTTTGCGCTTCTTTTCGAGGACGATGACGCTTCGAGTGGTGATAAAGCGTCTCAAAATCGCGCCATAAGTCCTCGGGGAAGCTCGAATCTGAGCGGTTTAGACAATCTGGGAGCGACGTGCTATCTAAACGCTCTCCTACAGACTCTACACTACACGCCCGAGTTCCGAG ACAGCCTATTCCGCCTAGAACAGCAGGAACTCGATTCCAAAGCGACACAA GCGAGAAAAATTCCTATAGAACTCCAGCGTCTTTTCTcgcgtcttcttctgctcaATCGACGTAGCTGTTCCACTGAATCATTAACAGATAGCTTTGGATGGACGTCTAAGGAG GAGCTTCAACAGCACGACGTTCAAGAATTAaatcgaattcttttctctgctATTGAATCGTCGCTCGTTGGAACGTCGggtgaaaaaatcgtcggcTCGTTGTATCGCGGAAGTCTAGTCAATCAG attactTGCAACGTATGTGGCAGAGTCAGTGAACGAGAG GAAGACTTTATGGATCTTCCTATTCCCGTTGGCGCCGCGTCTAGCCTCCAACAAAGCCTCAGTCAACTCTTCATCAACGTTGAACTCATGGACGGCACGAATCAGTACTACTGTGACGGGTACCGTCGAAAAGTAGACGCAACCAAAGGATGCTGA